Proteins encoded within one genomic window of Brachybacterium avium:
- a CDS encoding transketolase — protein MMTTSMHDRLDLDQVPELAAQLRVDSIRSSTSAGSGHPTSSLSAADLLATLMARHLRYDWDEPEAPGNDHLVFSKGHASPLLYSVYRAAGVVSEQELMEGYRRFDQRLEGHPTPVLPWVDVATGSLGQGLPDGVGIALAGKYLEKSPYRVWVLTGDSELAEGSMWEALATASHYQLTNLVTMVDVNRLGQRGETALGWDMDTYAARVEAFGARAVVIDGHDLDAIDEALAVADGELDRPLVILARTVKGKGIPGIEDQNGWHGKPMPEDKAEEAITALGGERSLQVRGPMPPSVEPAPHSPRGEIELPAFTPGEEVATRKAYGPALTALAEVDPRVVALDGEVSNSTGVADFVESHPERFFEMFIAEQQMVAAATGLSSRGYLAFASTFAAFLTRAADFIRMAPVSRIDLRLVGSHAGVEIGADGPSQMGLEDLAMISATQGSTVLYPSDATSTAALVAEMAELSGVSYLRTTRGAYPVLYGSEERFPVGGSKTLRSSEDDAVTLIGAGVTLHQALAAADALAEDGVRARVIDAYSIKPLDGAGIRAAVAATGGRVVVAEDHHAEGGLGAAVLAALASEPVTDLHLRHLAVDGVPGSGTTEELLGWAGIDAEHIADAARAALEG, from the coding sequence GCTGGCCACCCTGATGGCCCGCCACCTGCGCTACGACTGGGATGAGCCCGAGGCCCCCGGCAACGACCACCTGGTCTTCTCCAAGGGGCATGCCTCGCCGCTACTGTACTCCGTCTACCGCGCCGCCGGCGTGGTCTCCGAGCAGGAGCTGATGGAGGGCTACCGGCGCTTCGACCAGCGGCTCGAGGGGCATCCCACCCCGGTGCTGCCCTGGGTCGACGTCGCCACCGGCTCGCTCGGTCAGGGACTGCCCGACGGCGTCGGCATCGCCCTCGCCGGCAAGTACCTGGAGAAGTCTCCGTACCGGGTCTGGGTCCTCACCGGGGACAGTGAGCTCGCGGAGGGCTCGATGTGGGAAGCCCTCGCCACCGCCTCGCACTACCAGCTGACGAACCTCGTCACGATGGTGGACGTGAACCGTCTGGGCCAGCGGGGCGAGACCGCGCTCGGCTGGGACATGGACACCTACGCCGCCCGGGTCGAGGCCTTCGGCGCCCGGGCCGTGGTCATCGACGGCCACGACCTGGACGCGATCGACGAGGCGCTGGCGGTGGCCGACGGCGAGCTGGATCGGCCCCTGGTGATCCTCGCCCGCACCGTCAAGGGCAAGGGCATCCCCGGCATCGAGGACCAGAACGGCTGGCACGGCAAGCCGATGCCCGAGGACAAGGCCGAGGAGGCCATCACCGCCCTCGGCGGCGAGCGCTCGCTGCAGGTGCGCGGACCGATGCCTCCCTCCGTCGAGCCGGCTCCGCACTCCCCGCGCGGGGAGATCGAGCTGCCCGCCTTCACCCCCGGCGAGGAGGTCGCGACCCGCAAGGCCTACGGCCCGGCGCTCACCGCCCTCGCGGAGGTCGACCCGCGGGTAGTCGCCCTGGACGGCGAGGTCTCGAACTCCACCGGCGTCGCCGACTTCGTCGAGTCGCATCCGGAGCGCTTCTTCGAGATGTTCATCGCCGAGCAGCAGATGGTCGCCGCCGCGACCGGCCTCTCCTCCCGCGGGTACCTGGCCTTCGCCTCGACGTTCGCGGCCTTCCTCACCCGCGCCGCCGACTTCATCCGCATGGCTCCGGTCTCCCGGATCGATCTGCGACTGGTCGGCTCCCATGCGGGCGTCGAGATCGGCGCCGACGGTCCCTCCCAGATGGGGCTCGAGGACCTAGCGATGATCTCCGCCACCCAGGGCTCGACCGTGCTGTACCCCAGCGATGCGACCTCGACCGCGGCGCTGGTGGCGGAGATGGCCGAGCTGTCCGGCGTGAGCTACCTGCGGACCACCCGAGGGGCCTATCCGGTCCTCTACGGCTCCGAGGAGCGCTTCCCCGTCGGCGGGTCGAAGACGCTGCGCAGCTCCGAGGACGACGCCGTCACCCTCATCGGGGCCGGCGTGACGCTCCACCAGGCGCTCGCCGCCGCGGACGCCCTGGCCGAGGACGGCGTGCGCGCCCGCGTGATCGACGCCTACTCGATCAAGCCGCTCGACGGCGCGGGCATCCGGGCGGCGGTCGCCGCGACCGGCGGGCGCGTCGTGGTCGCGGAGGATCATCATGCCGAGGGCGGGCTGGGGGCCGCGGTCCTCGCGGCGCTGGCTTCCGAACCGGTCACCGACCTGCACCTGCGGCATCTGGCCGTCGACGGCGTGCCGGGCTCCGGCACCACCGAGGAGCTGCTCGGCTGGGCCGGGATCGACGCCGAGCACATCGCCGACGCCGCGCGCGCCGCGCTCGAGGGCTGA